ACGTTATACCTCCCTCAATTACTCTTAGCCAGACGTTTTTCCAAATAACCAACGCCTAGGCTTAAAGGAATGGTAAGAATTAAATAAAACGCGGCAACAAAAATGTAGACATCGAACACGACAAAAGTTCGTGAAGAAATTAAATCTCCTTGGTACATGAGGTCAAGTCCGGCAACCACGGCTAAAATGGACGAATTCTTCACGAGATTGATGAATTGGTTACCTAAAGGCGGAATGACTATTTTGACTGCCTGCGGCAAAATGACGAGTGTCATTGCCTGTCCATAGGTCAGCCCTGATGAACGGGCAGCTTCCATTTGCCCTTTTGGCACGGAAAGTATGCCCGCCCTAATGGCCTCGGCAATGAATGATGAAGTATAGATGCTTAAGGCTAATGTTCCTGCATAAAGACCGCTAAGTTTGAGACCGAGAAAGAAGAAAAAGGTAATGATCAATAACGGAATATTTCGAATGAACTCGACATAGGCCGTTCCAAGCCAATTCAGCGGCTTTATCGGGGAAATTCGCATGATGGCAACAAGTATACCAAGGATCAAACTCGCGACTAATGCTATCAAACTCGCCAGTATCGTATTTTTAAAGCCTAATAAATACATATCCAGATTCTCTGTTAAAATGGAGAAATCAAGCACGGCATTCACTCCTTTAACTAGTAAGGATGAGCAATTCGCTCATCCTCACAGAAAAAAATGTTCAAATGTTTGTAAAGACCCTCAACCTTACTTTTGTATTAATGTTTAATCCATTTATCATGGATTTCATCGTACTTGCCAGAATCTTTAAGTGCTTTGAGTGCTTTATTCAATTCGGCAACAAAATCAGCATTTCCCTTTTTAACAGCTATCCCATACGGCTCGTCCGTAAATGTACCGCCAACAAGCTCATAACTCGGATCTTCGTCCGCCATACCATAAAGGATGGAATCGTCCGTAGTCAAGGCATCCCCTTGCCCTGATTTAAGGGCTGCAAACGCTTCAGAATAGTTTTCGAATTCAAGCACTTGTGCGTCAGGTGCTTTTTCTCGGATGTTGATGGAAGATGTCGATCCTTTTACAGCCAATACCTTTTTGCCTTTTAAACTATCGATGCCCTTGATGTCGCTGCCTTTCTTAACTAGCAAAGATTGTCCGGCATCAAAATATACATCCGTGAAATCCACTTCTTTTTTACGATCTTCCGTTATCGTCATGGTCGCTACAATTGCATCGATATCGCCATTGTTTAATAAAGCCATCCGTGTTTTGGAAGTCACTTCTTTAAATTTCACTTTGTTCTCATCACCAAGAACTTCAGCTGCAAGCGCTTTGGCGATATCAATATCAAATCCTTCTACATCGCCGGTACTGGGATTTTTCAACCCGAATAATCTTGTATCATTTTTGACCCCAAACACAATCTCATCCTTATCCTTCACCTGTGTAAGGACATCGGTATCTTTACTTTTACTGCCACCTTCTTTGCCTTTGTCGGAATCCTTGCCAGAGCTGCATCCAGCCAATAAAATGACAGCCAGTAACGATAGCAAAGACAATTTCACCCATTTCTTTTTCTTCAACATGTGATTCACCCCTGTTTTCTATTTTAATGATTTAATATACGGCTAAGGAATAAGCGTGCCCTCTCCTCACGAGGATTGGCGTAGAACTCAGCCGGTGTTGCCTCTTCTAGAACCTTACCTTCGTCCATGAATACGATTCGGTCCGCCACTTCACGGGCAAATCCCATTTCGTGGGTGACCACCACCATCGTCATTCCTTCATGGGCCAGGTCTTTCATTACATCCAATACCTCACCTATCATTTCTGGATCCAAGGCTGAGGTCGGTTCATCAAACAGCATGATCTCCGGTCCCATCGCCAACCCTCTAGCAATTGCAACCCGCTGCTGCTGACCACCTGAAAGCTGGGAAGGGAAAGAATTCGCTTTATCTACGATCCCCACTTTCTCCAAATATTTAAGGGCAATCTTTTTCGCTTCCGCTTCGGATTGTCCCAAAACCTTCCTTGGAGCAAGCATGATATTCTCGAGCACGGTTTTATGAGGATACAAATAAAAATGCTGGAAGACCATACCAATATTCCGGCGCAGTTTGTTTATGTCCGTTTTTCTATCGGCAACATTTAATCCATTAATGGAAAGTGAACCGCCGGAAATCGTCTCCAGGCGATTGATGCATCGCAGCAAGGTGCTTTTCCCTGAGCCGGAGGGGCCGATGACCACGACCACCTCGCCTTTGTTGATTGTAAGATTGATCTCTTTCAACACATGAAAATCACCAAAATATTTATTCACTTCATCAAAAACAATCATAATTAGCCTCCCTGCGACGAAAAATAATATTTAAAAAATCAGAATATTCTATGTATTCATCAACATTACCACCATCCACGACATAAAACCTTTCCATATTATTATTTCCCAATGTCCCTCTGGCAATTTTAAAAACTAGCTGATTTATTATTATTTCAATCTAGTAATTAAAATAATTTATTCAATATTCACAATTTTATTATATCTGACATTACTTAAAATTACCATATAAACTTTAATTTGTTAAAAATGTTATTATATTTCATGATACTATTGCCATATCCCATAAAACATGCATATATATAAGGGTTACCAGGCGATTTATTTCCCATAATCCTGTGTAAGCTTTAAAGAACAAAAAAAAGAAACAGCATAAACTGTCTCTTTCATTCCTTTATAGCATCTTCAAACGGAGCCGAGAATAGGCCTCTCGGCGCCAGCATATCGGTTTCCGATTCTCTGCTTTCCCCTGCTACTGAATATGGACCTGCCGGAAAAAAATCAAACAGATCACTTTCCTTATGAAGGATAAGGAAATAATCATATAAATCATCCATCAATTCTTGATGTTCTTCAAACTTTATGATTACACCATATTCATCAAATTCAAAGTTTTCATTAATTGCATCTTGAAGTTCATCATTATTGGAAGAAGCGATATATAGATCAACATCTCCACATTCCATACATAATAGAAGTTTATCCTTTTTCGCTTCTTCAAAGGATTTTCTGACGATTCCCATTAAAACGGCTTCAATTTTTGCCGCATTTGCTAGTTTAATTTTTGTCTGAATCAAAGAAACCCCTCCCCATTTAATAACAAGACAATTAAAAAAGTATATACCAGCTCGAAAAATTTAAAAAGCAATTCCTCTTATTGGCAACAAATCAATGACAATCTTACATACAAGATAAGAAACGCAGCTCTCCTAATTTAGTAACATGCAATGCTACTATAATACAAAGAAAAAGATGATCGGAAGCGTGATCAAGCTTAATGATGTACTTATGAACGTGGCACTTGATACGAATTCGGGCTCAGTATTGAATTGGAGTGCATACATCGTCGTGTTGGCCGCCGTCGGCATCGCAGCCACGATGATCATGATATGCCTGACCATTTCATTAACTGGCAACGCAAGTGAAATCAGGAAAGCAATCGCTGGTGAAACAGCCAGTTTTAGAAGCAGTGAAATCGATAGCTTCCGGTAGGCCATTTTTTTCAGCGATATGTTGGCAAGCTGCATTCCAAGTGTGACCATGATCGTCGGAATCGCCGCATCTGCAACGAGGTTTACCGCTTCCAATACCGAATTGCTTAAAGATAGATTCGCAACTTGAAAAGCCGCACCAGCAATTGCCCCATAAGCGATTGGCATCCTGCACACCGCTTTTAGTGCAGTCCTGACCCCATTACCCTCAGGGCTGCCCTTCGCAGCGAAATATATTCCAATCGTACACATGACTAATTGCTGACCCACCATGAGGATGATGGCATAATCAAGTCCGATTGCTCCGAATAAAAGGAAAATCACTGGCGTACCGTAATTCCCATTATTCATGAAGGCCGAAGCTAAAACCATGCCGCTCGTTTCAGTCACCGTATAATTCCGGAAAAAAGCAATGATATAGACCACCAATATGAGGGAAAGGCAAAGCGCGATCGTGAATAAGAACAGATAAATATAATCAATCGTAAATTCTGCGGTATAAAACGTTCTAAACACCAGGAATGGCGACATTAAATATAATGCCATCGTCGAAATCGATTTTGTATCAAGATTAAACTTTTTCTGACCGATGAAGCCTAAAACGAAAATTCCGAATATCGGTAATAAAACCCCTAAAAACCCCATGCATTTCACCTTCATCATTTTATTGATTTTAATTTAACCATATCAGGTTTAATTTTATTTGTAAAAATTCTTTCAACTACCTGATATATCCCGTCATTTAATCTAACACAAAAAATATTCCTTAATAACACAAATATGGTATATTATATATTGTATTGACGTTATAAAATATAACATACAGCTCTTGGTTTATTAATTGATGAAGGGGTGTTAAAAATGGATGTAAGATTCATGGAGATGGCGGTTCGAATGGCAAATGAAAATGTATTGGCGAAGAATGGAGGACCTTTTGGCGCCATTATCGTAAAAGATGGCACGGTCATCGGAAGAGGCTGTAATAGTGTGACGACAGCCAACGACCCGACAGCTCACGCCGAAGTACAGGCAATCCGCGATGCTTGCAGGCGCCTCCATTCTTTTCAGCTAACCGATTGTGACATATACTCAAGCTGCGAGCCTTGTCTCATGTGCATCGGTGCCATATATTGGGCACGTCCAAAAGCGGTTTATTTTGCGAGCACCAAGGAAGATGCTGCACATATTGGTTTTGATGATCTCTTTATTTACCAAGAAATCTCCATCCCAGCCGAAAACCGCACCCTTAAAATGGAACGATTGTCTTATAGCGGCCATGATTTACCGTTCCGGGCTTGGGAAACCACTAATGATAAAGTGAACTATTGAAGGGGAGTATGAGGAATCATAAAACTACACAACATTCACCTCGCTTCAGGCTTCCTGCAGAAGCAAAAGGATTTTGGATGAATATTTGTTTGCATCAGGGGACGTGAAGAGATTAATACAATGGAATCAGCCGGAAAATCGTCATCCTCTCTTTTAACGATAGTCATTTGCATATCGAATCCTTGCAAAGTCAGTGCTCTTTTTACTTTTCCCCGCTCTAACCTCATTCCCATAGAAGCATATTGCCACATTGTTAAGCTGGGATGTGTCCCCCCCTTAATCAGGGGTTTTTTTTCGTACAATAAAACATTACCTGATCGCTGCAAAGGAATTCGAGATGCATCTATGGTAAAATATAAGAAAAACGACAACACTCTTGGAGGGATTCATATGGTGAAACATGATCAGCAGATTATCGGTTATATCGGAACGTATACAAAAGGTGACAGCAAAGGTATCTACCGCTTTACCTTAAATACAGTAGAAGGAAAACTCAGCACACCGGTCCTTGCAGCCGAATTAACCGATCCGACTTATGTTACGATCAGCGAAGACAAAAAGCATCTATATGCCATCTTAAAAAAAGCGGGGAGCGGAGGGGTCTCTGCATATTCCATAAATGAAGAATCAGGGGAATTGACATTCCTGGGCGAACAGCTGACACCCAACGGTTCTTCCTGTCATGTTAGTGTTGACAGCAAGAAAGACGTTTTGATCACCTCCAATTATGGAGACGGTCTGATCGAAACATATCGGCTCCGCTCCGATGCGACTCCCCTGCCTGTATCATCCACCATTCGTCATGAAGGCCGCGGACCGAATGAAGAGCGCCAGGAAAAAGCTCATACTCACTTTGCTGGTTTCAGCCCGGATGAACGCTTCTTTGCTGTAGTCGATCTCGGAATCGATAAAGTGATAACGTATAAAATACATAACGGAGTACCGGAAGAAGTAAGCAGCCTATCAGTCGCTCCAGGAAGTGGACCAAGGCACTTGACGTTCCACCCAAATGGGAAGTTTGCCTATGTGATGGCGGAGCTTGTACCCGAAGTCATCGTTTTAAGCTTCGATGATCAAACCGGTCGTTTTTCTGAATTACAAACAATTCGAAGCACCCCCGACGATTTTAAAGAAAACAACCAAGGAAGCGCAATTCATATTTCTGATGACGGACGGTTTGTATATGCTGCAAACCGCGGACATGATAGTATTGCCGTTTATGAAACCGATCAAAAAACGGGACAGCTATCCTTTGTCCAACTTGTTTCTACAGAGGGACATTGGCCACGCGATTTTTCATTGGATCCTAGCGGAAGATTTTTGATTGCTTCCAATGAACAATCTGGAAACCTGACCTTATATTCCAGGAATGAAAATACAGGAACACTAACACTTTTGCAAAAGGATATTGTAGTTCCCTTCCCTGTTTGCGTTAAATTCCTTTAATACATTAAAATAAAAAGGATGGAAGCTGCATTGCCTGCTTCCATCCTTTTTATTACCTGGCCTTCACAGCCATTTCTCCGCCATTTCCGGGAAATCTATCAACGGGTTTCGATTACCCTGAATTTCCTGAATAGCTTGGTTTCTATGTTTTTCATACGTAGTGACCGGAAATAGCCGATGCCATTCCAGCAGAAGAGCCAAGTTCACATTGCTGCTATTGATGATTCCCTCATATCTAATTGAAAAATACATCGTTGCCCTTGCTACAATCCCCTTGCCGTATTCAGGTTCGAACTTACCTTCTTCCGATTTGCCGCACCCCGCTTTAATGCCTGCAGCTCCCACTTCAGGTACATAATCCTCAAAATCATGGTAGGGGAAGTTGCCTCGGCTGCTGTTACAGCCTGGTTCACAGGCAAACAGATGGTGCAAGTCCCCTCTCATCGGCTCTTTTTTATTGAACCACGATTGAGGTACGACATGTTCACAATTGACGAGCATGTTCTCAAGTTTTGCGGATTTGCTAGACAACACTTCCAGTATACGGATGTCGTCTTCGATGGCTTTAATGGGATCCATGCCTTTTCCGGAATACAGACTCTTCAACTTTCCATTTTCCTGTAAATCCACCCAAGGGTAAACATGACGATGCGGTGAGTAGTTCAGCTGGTTTTTATGGGTAACTGCAAGTAGATTTTTCAGCCCATCCCTGCTTAAGGAATCATCTTGATAGTACGCTTTCTTCAGTTCCTGATCTTTGTTTTCGTCGTAGTATTCGCGATTCTCACTGAATTCCACAAGAGTAGCCATGGCCAATTCACGTTCCTGTTCTAGTACTTCAAAACTATTCTTCATCCACTCATCCCTCCCAATTCTATTAAAAGCCATCTTTTCCGTAAATTAAGTTTAATTGATTTAACTGGATAAAAAAAGGTCCTTTAGAAGGGTCTACCGCAGGATATCAATGAAATGGGTAAGGATTTTCGCTGTCATTCCCCAGATGACGCGGTCCCCATATAAGTAAAAATATTCTTCCATCTGTTTTGGCTGCCATTTATAATTTTCCCCG
This genomic stretch from Peribacillus muralis harbors:
- a CDS encoding lactonase family protein yields the protein MKHDQQIIGYIGTYTKGDSKGIYRFTLNTVEGKLSTPVLAAELTDPTYVTISEDKKHLYAILKKAGSGGVSAYSINEESGELTFLGEQLTPNGSSCHVSVDSKKDVLITSNYGDGLIETYRLRSDATPLPVSSTIRHEGRGPNEERQEKAHTHFAGFSPDERFFAVVDLGIDKVITYKIHNGVPEEVSSLSVAPGSGPRHLTFHPNGKFAYVMAELVPEVIVLSFDDQTGRFSELQTIRSTPDDFKENNQGSAIHISDDGRFVYAANRGHDSIAVYETDQKTGQLSFVQLVSTEGHWPRDFSLDPSGRFLIASNEQSGNLTLYSRNENTGTLTLLQKDIVVPFPVCVKFL
- a CDS encoding transporter substrate-binding domain-containing protein, with the protein product MLKKKKWVKLSLLSLLAVILLAGCSSGKDSDKGKEGGSKSKDTDVLTQVKDKDEIVFGVKNDTRLFGLKNPSTGDVEGFDIDIAKALAAEVLGDENKVKFKEVTSKTRMALLNNGDIDAIVATMTITEDRKKEVDFTDVYFDAGQSLLVKKGSDIKGIDSLKGKKVLAVKGSTSSINIREKAPDAQVLEFENYSEAFAALKSGQGDALTTDDSILYGMADEDPSYELVGGTFTDEPYGIAVKKGNADFVAELNKALKALKDSGKYDEIHDKWIKH
- a CDS encoding AEC family transporter, translating into MGFLGVLLPIFGIFVLGFIGQKKFNLDTKSISTMALYLMSPFLVFRTFYTAEFTIDYIYLFLFTIALCLSLILVVYIIAFFRNYTVTETSGMVLASAFMNNGNYGTPVIFLLFGAIGLDYAIILMVGQQLVMCTIGIYFAAKGSPEGNGVRTALKAVCRMPIAYGAIAGAAFQVANLSLSNSVLEAVNLVADAAIPTIMVTLGMQLANISLKKMAYRKLSISLLLKLAVSPAIAFLISLALPVNEMVRHIMIIVAAMPTAANTTMYALQFNTEPEFVSSATFISTSLSLITLPIIFFFVL
- a CDS encoding amino acid ABC transporter permease; this translates as MLDFSILTENLDMYLLGFKNTILASLIALVASLILGILVAIMRISPIKPLNWLGTAYVEFIRNIPLLIITFFFFLGLKLSGLYAGTLALSIYTSSFIAEAIRAGILSVPKGQMEAARSSGLTYGQAMTLVILPQAVKIVIPPLGNQFINLVKNSSILAVVAGLDLMYQGDLISSRTFVVFDVYIFVAAFYLILTIPLSLGVGYLEKRLAKSN
- a CDS encoding amino acid ABC transporter ATP-binding protein; protein product: MIVFDEVNKYFGDFHVLKEINLTINKGEVVVVIGPSGSGKSTLLRCINRLETISGGSLSINGLNVADRKTDINKLRRNIGMVFQHFYLYPHKTVLENIMLAPRKVLGQSEAEAKKIALKYLEKVGIVDKANSFPSQLSGGQQQRVAIARGLAMGPEIMLFDEPTSALDPEMIGEVLDVMKDLAHEGMTMVVVTHEMGFAREVADRIVFMDEGKVLEEATPAEFYANPREERARLFLSRILNH
- a CDS encoding nucleoside deaminase, which gives rise to MDVRFMEMAVRMANENVLAKNGGPFGAIIVKDGTVIGRGCNSVTTANDPTAHAEVQAIRDACRRLHSFQLTDCDIYSSCEPCLMCIGAIYWARPKAVYFASTKEDAAHIGFDDLFIYQEISIPAENRTLKMERLSYSGHDLPFRAWETTNDKVNY
- a CDS encoding endonuclease I family protein, whose amino-acid sequence is MKNSFEVLEQERELAMATLVEFSENREYYDENKDQELKKAYYQDDSLSRDGLKNLLAVTHKNQLNYSPHRHVYPWVDLQENGKLKSLYSGKGMDPIKAIEDDIRILEVLSSKSAKLENMLVNCEHVVPQSWFNKKEPMRGDLHHLFACEPGCNSSRGNFPYHDFEDYVPEVGAAGIKAGCGKSEEGKFEPEYGKGIVARATMYFSIRYEGIINSSNVNLALLLEWHRLFPVTTYEKHRNQAIQEIQGNRNPLIDFPEMAEKWL